A stretch of the Thunnus thynnus chromosome 7, fThuThy2.1, whole genome shotgun sequence genome encodes the following:
- the p2ry12 gene encoding P2Y purinoceptor 12: protein MDRNATFPLFLGNHSHTNITCSRDNILKTVVFPVLYSFLFLVGLTLNGLAVWVFLRIPSRSHFIIYLKNIVVADVIMTFTFPFKVLADSNMASTGLRIFVCRVSSVLFYLTMYISILFFGLISIDRCRKTLKPFRGTNAARLTRRKLLSGAIWTFQLLLCLPNVILTHKTPTSPDFKCGDLKTKAGLNWHEVVNYVCQVIFWGNLVTVIICYTLITKELYKSYSRTKSHGTGETICKEPSRATTRKPQQEKRKMNANVFLVLAVFFVCFVPFHFARVPYTLSQTRGPLFECKLKLFFFQLKESTLFLSSLNSLLDPLIYFFLCKSFRTTLFKTLRLPPGTCSCLTRRGSDTDSGSTAMRDSSVCT, encoded by the exons ATGGACAGAAACGCAACTTTCCCCCTGTTCCTTGGCAATCATAGCCACACCAACATCACTTGTTCCCGCGACAACATTTTGAAGACTGTGGTTTTTCCTGTTCTCTACTCCTTCCTCTTCTTGGTGGGGTTGACTCTTAATGGCCTGGCAGTGTGGGTGTTTTTACGCATCCCCTCGCGGTCACACTTCATTATATACCTGAAGAATATTGTGGTTGCGGATGTCATCATGACTTTCACATTCCCTTTTAAG gtgTTAGCAGACTCCAACATGGCATCCACTGGCTTGCGTATATTTGTGTGTCGAGTTTCCTCAGTGCTCTTCTACCTCACCATGTACATCAGCATCCTCTTCTTTGGCCTCATCAGCATCGATCGCTGCAGAAAGACCCTCAAGCCCTTTAGGGGGACGAACGCAGCCAGGTTGACCCGTCGGAAGCTCCTCTCTGGAGCCATCTGGACCTTCCAGCTGCTTCTCTGTCTGCCCAATGTGATCCTGACTCATAAAACCCCAACTTCACCAGACTTCAAGTGTGGCGACCTGAAGACAAAAGCTGGCTTGAACTGGCATGAGGTGGTAAATTATGTCTGTCAAGTTATCTTTTGGGGCAACCTGGTGACTGTAATAATATGTTACACCTTAATCACCAAAGAGCTGTATAAATCCTACTCCCGCACAAAGTCTCATGGCACTGGGGAGACTATATGTAAAGAACCGAGCAGGGCTACAACCCGGAAGCCccaacaggaaaaaagaaaaatgaatgcaaatgtaTTTCTAGTTCTGGCAGTGTTCTTTGTGTGCTTTGTGCCGTTTCACTTTGCCCGTGTACCGTACACCTTGAGCCAGACCCGAGGCCCTCTCTTTGAGTGTAAACTCAAACTCTTCTTCTTTCAGTTGAAGGAAAGTACGCTCTTCCTCTCATCCCTAAACTCTCTTCTGGACCCTCTCATCTACTTCTTCCTCTGTAAGTCCTTCAGGACAACTTTGTTCAAGACCCTGCGGCTGCCCCCTGGCACCTGTAGCTGCCTAACAAGGAGAGGGTCAGACACAGACTCAGGTAGCACCGCCATGAGAGACTCCTCAGTCTGTACATAG